Proteins encoded within one genomic window of Lampris incognitus isolate fLamInc1 chromosome 1, fLamInc1.hap2, whole genome shotgun sequence:
- the gabrp gene encoding gamma-aminobutyric acid receptor subunit pi → MPAQPLTLLISCLTLTQSGCVFPGHHWGEWNDSQLQPTIQKLMKGYNRYLRPNFNHGPVEIGMSLDIASIDAISEINMDYTATIFLRQRWCDSRLVFPGNESVSVDGRLVSLLWIPDTFIPDSKRSFLHDVTVENRLIRIFSNGTVLYALRITATIACNMDLTKYPMDRQVCTLQLESWGYNLQDVVFYWTRGNDSVKGLDTLRLAQYSVESYYTSVSEAVYETGQYPKLVLHFALRRNVLFFILETYVPSTLLVVLSWVSFWISQSSVPARTCIGVTTVLTMTTLMMGARTSLPNANCFIKAIDVYLGICFTFIFGALLEYACAHFCTMQHQTIEDLHRDLLREFNESNRNGSIPVVTSSQPNQSVEVGSTSEEPAEQPEKGDKDSDAGSKESRSGKRCGLSSLKDASRRAASLFSVENPHNIDRHSRTVFPIAFLFVNILYWLYYLFL, encoded by the exons ATGCCCGCCCAGCCCCTCACGCTATTGATCTCGTGCCTGACCTTGACACAGAG TGGGTGTGTGTTTCCTGGCCACCACTGGGGAGAATGGAACGATTCCCAACTCCAGCCAACGATCCAGAAGCTGATGAAAGGATACAACCGCTACCTCAGACCCAACTTCAATC ACGGTCCTGTGGAGATTGGAATGAGTCTTGATATTGCCAGCATAGACGCCATCTCAGAAATCAACATG GACTACACTGCTACTATCTTCCTGCGCCAGCGGTGGTGTGATTCGAGGCTGGTGTTCCCGGGGAACGAGAGCGTCAGTGTGGATGGACGCCTGGTGTCTCTCCTCTGGATCCCTGACACCTTCATACCGGACTCCAAACGCTCCTTCCTTCACGATGTCACTGTGGAAAACCGCCTCATACGCATCTTCAGCAATGGGACTGTTCTCTACGCCCTGCG CATCACGGCTACCATTGCCTGCAACATGGATTTAACCAAGTACCCCATGGACAGACAGGTGTGCACCCTGCAGCTGGAGAGCT gGGGCTATAATCTGCAGGATGTGGTGTTCTACTGGACCCGAGGGAATGATTCAGTGAAGGGCCTGGACACGCTGCGATTGGCCCAGTACAGCGTTGAGAGCTACTACACATCAGTGTCAGAGGCTGTGTACGAGACAG GACAATACCCCAAGCTGGTGCTGCATTTTGCATTGCGTCGAAATGTGCTGTTCTTCATCTTGGAGACATACGTGCCCTCGACCCTGCTGGTGGTTCTCTCTTGGGTCTCCTTCTGGATCAGCCAGTCCTCTGTGCCGGCGAGGACCTGTATCG GAGTGACCACAGTCCTGACGATGACCACGTTGATGATGGGCGCCCGCACTTCCCTGCCCAATGCCAACTGCTTCATCAAGGCCATAGATGTTTACCTGGGCATCTGTTTCACGTTCATCTTTGGTGCGCTGCTGGAGTACGCCTGTGCCCACTTCTGCACCATGCAGCACCAAACCATCGAGGACTTACACAGG GATCTCCTCCGAGAGTTTAACGAATCAAACAGAAATGGCTCCATCCCTGTCGTCACCTCCAGCCAGCCAAACCAGTCTGTGGAGGTCGGCTCCACCTCAGAGGAGCCGGCAGAGCAGCCAGAAAAGGGTGACAAGGACAGTGACGCCGGGTCAAAAGAGAGCAGGTCCGGGAAGAGGTGTGGCTTATCATCGCTGAAGGACGCGTCCCGCAGGGCAGCGTCCCTATTCAGCGTGGAGAATCCACACAATATCGACCGCCATTCTCGCACTGTGTTCCCGATTGCCTTCCTCTTCGTGAATATCCTCTACTGGCTTTACTATCTCTTCCTCTGA
- the afap1l1a gene encoding actin filament-associated protein 1-like 1: MEVLVSELGVLLKLLDQENLSSSTQEKKTCVQNLLQQIQPSGTDYIYMNASVYRNGTSFVESLFETFDCELGELKDTTEDVKQGQHTQTDETATLKQTCTNSSAPHSADSPPPLPTTPPPEDYYEEAVPLSPGKMPEYIISRGSSSPPNSIEDGYEDAENNYPATCINSRRKNSYNDSDALSSSYESYEEDEEERSPRTRLTHQWPSDESSMPPTRDCRICAFLLRKKRFGQWAKQLTVIRDNRLQCYKSSKDTSPYVDLLLSMCTVVYAPKDSKRKRHELRFTLPNGDGLVLAVQSKEQAHKWLRVVREVSGQGTGPEESASPLIPRKAELDKRLSAEKNTSDSDSVGLSTGENCRENGKVKRGAFAAGRKITRIISFSKKKPPRSGDAQRPYRDPRQGYLSVLVNQVWREQWCCVCRGALHFYHDRGDPRASLPPLPLHGCEIVPGLGPKHAFAFRILRASTEVAALEAGGSDEFGRWLGVLLAETGSAEDPESLHYDYVDVETIANIRDAARHSFLWATSSSGTSTDSRMYDEVANEDMQPKEAHRQQQQQQPESQGKRRSSFSGSDSARTKTPVSLKRTGSKPPHLRPLHPDANQYGRYGKTRAEEDAKRYLKEKEELERAREGIRNELVTLRQEKRELKEELKMVSEKKRPSLCERVSQLEEACRGKEAERVDLELRLTQVKENLKKSLAGGALGAPAEENPPGKAGSSKIQNIYSESLPVNSASEIRKRPPSMYASSKGTVMQKAKEWESKKRT; encoded by the exons ATGGAAGTGCTCGTGAGCGAGCTGGGCGTGCTGCTGAAGCTGCTGGACCAGGAGAACCTCAGTTCCTCCACCCAGGAAAAGAAGACCTGCGTCCAGAATCTCCTCCAGCAAATACAGCCATCAG GAACCGACTACATCTACATGAACGCGTCTGTCTACAGAAATGGGACCAGCTTTGTTGAATCCCTCTTTGAGACATTTG actgtgagctgggggagctGAAAGATACCACAGAAGATGTAAAACAAGGCCAGCACACACAAACCGACGAGACGGCCACTTTGAAACAG ACCTGTACAAACTCTTCAGCCCCCCACTCGGCTGACTCTCCTCCCCCGCTGCCTACCACCCCTCCTCCCGAGGATTATTATGAGGAGGCAGTGCCCCTCAGTCCTGGCAAGATGCCCGAATACATCATCTCACGAG GCAGTTCCAGTCCTCCTAACTCCATAGAGGATGGCTATGAAGACGCTGAAAACAACTACCCCGCCACGTGCATAAACTCACGCCGCAAGAACTCCT ATAATGATTCTGACGCACTCAGCAGTTCCTATGAGTCATATGAAGAGGACGAGGAAGAAAGGAGCCCGAGAACTCGACTCACACACCAGTGGCCCTCGGACGAGAGCTCCATGCCTCCCACGAGGGACTGCCGTATCTGCGCCTTCCTGCTGCGCAAGAAACGCTTCGGCCAGTGGGCCAAACAGCTCACCGTCATACGGGACAACCGACTGCAG TGCTACAAGAGCTCCAAGGACACATCTCCTTATGTGGACCTCCTGCTATCCATGTGCACTGTGGTCTACGCACCCAAAGACAGCAAAAGAAAGCGTCACGAGCTGCGGTTCACCCTACCCAATGGAGACGGCCTGGTGTTGGCTGTGCAGAGCAAAGAGCAGGCTCACAAATGGCTTAGG GTGGTGAGAGAGGTGAGCGGGCAAGGAACTGGACCTGAGGAATCTGCATCTCCCCTCATCCCCAGGAAAGCTGAGCTCGACAAG AGGCTGTCTGCTGAGAAGAACACGTCCGATTCAGACAGCGTGGGTTTATCTACCGGAGAAAACTGCAGAGAGAACG GGAAGGTGAAGCGGGGAGCTTTTGCAGCGGGCCGCAAGATCACACGTATCATCAGTTTCTCTAAGAAGAAGCCCCCTCGGTCCGGAGATGCTCAGAGACCCTACAGAGACCCCCGACAAG GCTACCTGTCTGTGTTGGTGAACCAAGTATGGCGGGAACAGTGGTGTTGTGTGTGCAGAGGTGCCCTGCACTTTTACCATGACAGAGGAGACCCGCGTGCCTCTCTGCCGCCTCTTCCTCTCCATGGCTGCGAGATAGTCCCGGGGCTGGGACCCAAACACGCCTTCGCCTTCCGCATCCTACGAGCCAGCACAGAGGTTGCAGCTCTGGAG gcgGGGGGCTCTGATGAGTTTGGGAGATGGCTAGGGGTCCTCCTCGCAGAGACGGGCTCAGCAGAAGATCCAGAATCGCTGCACTATGACTATGTGGATGTGGAAACCATCGCTAACATCCGGGATGCTGCACGGCACTCCTTCCT GTGGGCTACCTCTTCCAGTGGTACCTCTACAGACTCCAGGATGTATGATGAGGTTGCTaatgaggacatgcag cctAAGGAGGCCCacagacagcagcagcagcagcagcctgaaaGCCAGGGGAAGCGGCGCTCCAGTTTTTCTGGCAGCGACTCTGCCAGAACCAAGACGCCGGTCTCGCTGAAACGCACCGGCTCAA AACCCCCTCACCTCCGACCTCTCCACCCAGATGCCAACCAGTACGGAAGGTATGGGAAAACGCGAGCGGAGGAGGACGCCAAGCGCTACCTGAAAgagaaggaggagctggagagggcGCGAGAGGGGATACGGAACGAACTGGTCACCCtcagacaggaaaagagagagcTGAAGGAAGAGCTGAAGATGGTCTCCG agaagaagaggccctctctgtgtgagagagtgtcccAGCTGGAGGAGGCTTGCCGAGGAAAGGAGGCTGAGAGAGTAGACCTGGAGCTCCGCCTGACCCAGGTCAAGGAGAACCTGAAGAAGAGCCTTGCGGGTGGGGCCCTGGGAGCGCCAGCAGAGGAAAACCCACCAGGAAAG GCTGGCAGCAGTAAGATCCAGAATATCTACAGCGAGTCTTTGCCAGTAAACTCTGCTTCAGAGATACGCAAGAGGCCCCCCTCTATGTACGCCTCCAGCAAAGGAACCGTCATGCAGAAAGCCAAG GAGTGGGAATCAAAGAAAAGGACCTGA